From a region of the Saccharomycodes ludwigii strain NBRC 1722 chromosome VII, whole genome shotgun sequence genome:
- the PFK27 gene encoding 6-phosphofructo-2-kinase (similar to Saccharomyces cerevisiae YOL136C | PFK27 | 6-PhosphoFructo-2-Kinase), producing MELNSTSTSTTSLFSLQSLASSISEFNVSNTALNVPATNLQQDENGDYIELNFPPETRGTTSISKYIIILVGLPASGKSTISKNLIDFLSNCTPKKLKCGVFNAGQFRRMDTYAKFKTMMKITDNSQDDIFNPKNAYKKDIYAKRTLTKMFESFVNDDLDIAIFDATNSTIHRRQFILKEVNDFVLNYSTPMMFNVKPIFLQVDCTLTLNIKFNMHNKTFNSDYFDKPYEHALLDFSRRFKFYSDQFEKLTNEEFIGNMYHFYNPKNCFYFKMVNGYVVNTITTEQINQVDISQIDPVIKLIYEFLIQYHNSEQDKSYRKQVDEFFQNSADEKGEYYINTLNQILNEDYFKQTVFS from the coding sequence ATGGAACTAAATTCAACTTCAACTTCTACCACttctttgttttcattGCAAAGTTTAGCCAGTTCCATATCTGAGTTTAACGTTTCGAACACTGCGTTAAATGTTCCTGCCACTAATCTTCAACAAGATGAAAATGGTGATTATATCGAATTGAATTTCCCACCTGAAACTCGTGGTACAACTAGCAtatcaaaatatatcattattttagTTGGATTGCCAGCTAGTGGAAAATCTACCATTTCCAAGAATTTGATTGATTTCTTGTCAAACTGTACACCCAAGAAATTGAAATGTGGTGTATTCAATGCTGGCCAATTTCGTAGAATGGACACCTAtgcaaaatttaaaacaatgATGAAGATAACCGATAATTCTCaagatgatatttttaatccaAAGAATGCCTACAAAAAGGATATATACGCCAAGAGAACTCTGACGAAAATGTTTGAATCTTTTGTTAATGATGATTTAGACATAGCTATCTTCGATGCCACCAATTCTACCATTCATAGGAGGCAGTTCATATTAAAAGAGGTCAACGATTTTGTATTGAATTATTCCACACCCATGATGTTTAATGTCAAACCAATTTTCTTACAGGTTGACTGCACCTTGACTTTAAACATCAAGTTCAATATgcataataaaactttcaattcggattattttgataaacCTTATGAGCACGCACTGTTGGACTTCAGCAgaagatttaaattttacTCTGATcaatttgaaaaacttACCAACGAAGAGTTTATTGGTAATAtgtatcatttttataatccgaaaaattgtttttattttaaaatggtTAATGGGTATGTTGTCAATACAATAACCACTGAACAAATTAATCAGGTTGATATAAGCCAGATTGATCCTGTTATCAAATTAATTtatgaatttttaatacagTACCACAACTCGGAACAAGATAAGTCTTATCGTAAACAAGTTGatgaattttttcaaaactcTGCTGATGAGAAAGGtgaatattatattaatacGTTGaatcaaattttaaatgagGACTATTTTAAACAAACTGTGTTTAGCTGA
- the PFS2 gene encoding cleavage polyadenylation factor subunit PFS2 (similar to Saccharomyces cerevisiae YNL317W | PFS2 | Polyadenylation Factor Subunit), producing MFNHGIMPTTTSKKYSQRRVIDLSSSYGRLVHYHLKNNIPLKYIQKNTSYTAEMMPPHHIASRISGMNNTNKFIHLSSNKIKHVIHAITWTPDGRRLLVTTHSGEFTLWNGNNFSFETIMQAHDNAITFVKYSNFGDWLISGDCDGGIKIWQPNLNMVKQLASKNDGGMGHMDSVRGISFSWDDSKFVTCSDDKSLKIWNFHTGKEERELLGHHWDVKSCDWHSEMGLIVSGSKDNLVKLWDPRMGKNVSSILGFKHTVVATRFQNLGNKDKLVCISKDKSCKIFDLRNHCKEYKIYRNEQPLPGSTVDEVDYCTLEWDVASPSSFTIGSFDGQIRFYDYTLDLSTCYHNIPYAHEKCLTTMAYNPLGHMFATASKDRTIRFWTRARPYDPNAYDEPIYNNKKVTGWYYGINNGISSIRAKTEYGLALQQQSVTSGDQGDNVETGGINGKDEKKSGLGVTANTIIKDGSGNNSKNNNGGTLPLHNMKGKQQSTFTLPGLG from the coding sequence ATGTTTAATCATGGTATTATGCCCACAACAACCAGTAAGAAATACTCTCAAAGAAGAGTAATAGATTTATCTTCAAGTTATGGTAGATTAGttcattatcatttaaagAACAATATtccattaaaatatattcaaaaaaataccagTTATACAGCCGAAATGATGCCGCCACATCACATTGCATCACGGATATCGGGGATGaataatacaaacaaaTTTATTCATCTAAGTTCTAACAAAATCAAGCATGTAATACATGCGATAACGTGGACACCTGATGGTCGAAGATTACTAGTTACAACACACTCGGGAGAGTTTACCTTGTGGAATGggaataatttttcatttgaaACTATTATGCAAGCACATGATAATGCCATTACCTTTGTCAAGTATTCTAATTTTGGTGATTGGTTAATCAGTGGGGACTGTGATGGAGGAATTAAAATTTGGCAGCCCAATTTAAATATGGTGAAACAATTAGCGAGTAAAAATGATGGAGGTATGGGACATATGGACAGCGTTAGAGGGATAAGTTTTAGTTGGGACGATTCCAAGTTTGTAACGTGTAGTGATGATAAAAGTCTAAAGATATGGAATTTCCATACGGGGAAAGAGGAAAGAGAATTACTGGGCCATCATTGGGATGTAAAGAGCTGTGATTGGCACAGTGAAATGGGACTAATTGTTAGTGGATCAAAGGATAATTTGGTTAAGCTTTGGGATCCAAGAATGGGAAAAAATGTGAGCTCAATCTTGGGGTTTAAGCATACTGTGGTGGCTACAAGATTTCAAAACTTAGGGAATAAAGACAAACTTGTATGCATTAGTAAAGACAAATCGTGTAAGATTTTTGATTTGCGAAACCATTGTAAGGAATATAAGATATATAGGAATGAACAACCGTTGCCCGGGTCTACTGTGGACGAAGTAGATTATTGCACTTTGGAGTGGGACGTTGCTAGTCCTAGTAGTTTCACCATTGGGTCATTTGATGGACAAATCAGGTTTTATGACTATACTTTGGATCTGTCCACATGCTATCACAATATTCCTTATGCACATGAAAAGTGTTTGACTACAATGGCGTACAATCCCCTGGGACACATGTTTGCCACTGCCTCTAAGGATCGTACTATTAGGTTTTGGACAAGAGCTAGGCCGTACGATCCTAATGCTTATGACGAGCCTatttacaataataaaaaggttACTGGTTGGTATTATGGAATTAATAATGGAATCAGTTCAATTAGAGCCAAGACGGAATATGGATTAGCATTACAACAGCAAAGTGTTACAAGTGGAGATCAAGGTGACAATGTGGAGACTGGTGGTATCAATGGTAAAGATGAAAAGAAATCAGGATTGGGTGTTACCGCAAATACAATCATTAAGGATGGTAGCGGTAATAACtctaaaaacaacaatggtGGTACTCTGCCTTTGCATAATATGAAGGGGAAACAGCAATCTACATTTACTTTACCAGGATTGGGttag
- a CDS encoding MCT family MFS transporter (similar to Saccharomyces cerevisiae YOL119C | MCH4 | MonoCarboxylate transporter Homologue), with translation MPYSSSDIYLHNFTIGNTSSDVTINTSTTNNNNDTYTTAFFINNKDTTTPVSKLKSFNIQETIQKEPDSEDIDSFPDGGWKAYSVVFGAFMGLVPMFGVINTLGAIQTYISREQLANVSSSTVSWIFSSYLAITFSSSVFVGAYFDRNGAFAPMVIGSVLFIAGLMAMANSKTIAQFILSFGVCSGIGCGMVFALAMSCVTTWFYRKRSTATSIASIGGSVGGVVFPIMLKKLFVEVGFAWAIRILAFICAGSLLCCLIFCKERVTEKPNIIKFKDNKERLLWYTASCFNWRYLLDWKFLFTTLATSLGENSITACTTYLASYSLMRGNSEDVSYLLITVVNIVGIFGRFIPGYLADKYFGVFNVTIVTAILCSLICFIIWLPFGKNPACLWVFACLYGFSSGSIFSLTAPLIGKISRTSDFGKRYSTAYLFEAITTLPIIPICGAIIGDGSPKNYNNFIIFSTMLMVAASVCYLSARFICVGVNLKKF, from the coding sequence ATGCCATATTCCAGCTcagatatatatttacataaCTTTACTATAGGAAACACTAGTAGCGATGTTACTATTAATACTAGCACCactaacaacaacaatgataCCTATACCACAGCCTTCTTTATTAACAACAAAGACACAACAACGCCAGTGTCAAAACTAAAATCATTCAATATTCAAGAAACAATACAAAAAGAACCTGACAGTGAAGACATAGATTCATTTCCTGATGGTGGATGGAAAGCTTATTCTGTAGTGTTCGGTGCATTTATGGGTTTGGTTCCTATGTTTGGTGTTATCAATACATTGGGTGCCATTCAAACATATATTAGTCGTGAACAATTAGCTAATGTGTCTTCATCAACTGTTTCTTGGATCTTTTCATCTTATTTGGCAATAACCTTCTCAAGTAGTGTATTTGTTGGTGCTTACTTTGATAGAAACGGTGCTTTTGCCCCAATGGTTATCGGTAGTGTGTTATTCATTGCTGGCTTGATGGCTATGGCCAATTCTAAAACCATTGCACAATTCATTTTATCTTTTGGTGTCTGTTCCGGCATTGGTTGCGGCATGGTTTTCGCTTTGGCCATGAGTTGTGTCACTACATGGTTCTATCGTAAAAGATCTACTGCCACCAGTATTGCTTCAATTGGTGGTTCCGTTGGTGGTGTTGTGTTCCCaataatgttaaaaaaattgtttgtcGAGGTTGGTTTTGCTTGGGCCATTAGGATCTTGGCATTCATTTGTGCAGGGTCTTTGTTATGCTGcttaattttttgcaaAGAAAGAGTCACTGAAAAACCcaatataattaaattcaaagataataaagaaaggTTATTATGGTACACAGCTTCATGTTTTAATTGGAGATATCTATTAGATTggaaatttttattcacCACTTTAGCTACATCACTAGGCGAAAATTCAATTACTGCTTGTACCACCTATCTGGCTTCTTATTCTCTGATGAGAGGCAATTCAGAGGATGTTTCCTACTTGCTAATTACAGTTGTCAACATAGTTGGCATATTTGGAAGGTTTATCCCAGGTTATCTGGCAGATAAGTATTTTGGTGTCTTCAACGTTACCATTGTCACAGCTATACTATGTTCTTTAATCTGCTTTATCATTTGGCTCCCATTCGGCAAAAATCCCGCGTGCTTATGGGTCTTTGCTTGTTTATATGGTTTTAGTAGTGGTAGCATTTTCAGTTTAACTGCACCGCTAATAGGCAAAATATCCAGAACGTCAgattttggaaaaagatACTCTACTGCATACTTGTTTGAAGCCATAACCACATTGCCAATTATCCCTATTTGTGGTGCTATTATCGGAGACGGTAGcccaaaaaattataacaattttattattttttctacaATGCTGATGGTTGCTGCTTCAGTTTGTTATTTATCAGCAAGGTTTATTTGTGTAGGAGTtaatctaaaaaaattttaa
- the BSC6 gene encoding Bsc6p (similar to Saccharomyces cerevisiae YOL137W | BSC6 | Bypass of Stop Codon), with protein MSFTPTDENITTGELKKGPFKVEEFELSSPSWFNNQSVDSIDAATRPNIDFEDNDSLLSSNTPTSGSGLYTKLIYENQEIVLYPLDYKKVKLVLIQLISCLIMFTIFGMNDQTTGSLMPILTEYYHITETKVSLVFIFQVIGYTIAGIMNDKLHKKLGRRGVLLFAGVNSIVSTFLLTLKPKIFEVYALCFFPLGVGLGLIDATANVLFGNLLSNKNQWLGTLHGLYGAAAMITPPIVNFFGEANWEKFFYLPFTSAVLGTILIFFSFKYETAAKYNYILNNSASSTSDDEGDGDSGEVGFFTLLKNKTISLYALYIFIYLGTEVGTGSWLFTYLLKIKNGAPRPMSFIMSSFWVGLTAGRLTLGTVTDKFFNNEYRASLCYGWLTCISYYVLTIIGFIPAPPVTSPFWRVLYFISFSVPTFSAGYFIGPLFPNASVVALQILPVNLHVSGVGTAIALGSCGSIIPYFTGIFTSKFELFWLMVLLSVFSTFLQVIWTLYPKIAKTNNPAAFS; from the coding sequence ATGTCTTTCACTCCTACAgatgaaaatattaccaCTGgagaattgaaaaaaggCCCCTTCAAAGTGGAAGAATTTGAATTAAGTTCTCCTTCATGGTTCAATAACCAATCAGTAGATAGTATCGATGCAGCTACTCGGCCCAACATTGATTTTGAAGATAATGACTCATTACTTTCATCAAACACACCAACTTCTGGCTCAGGGCTGTACACTAAACTTATTTATGAAAACCAAGAAATTGTACTCTATCCATTAGATTATAAGAAAGTTAAATTGGTTTTGATTCAACTCATTTCCTGTCTAATCATGTTTACTATATTTGGTATGAATGATCAAACCACTGGATCCTTGATGCCAATTTTAACTGAATATTATCATATAACCGAAACAAAAGTTTCCCTTGTGTTTATTTTCCAAGTTATTGGTTACACAATTGCAGGTATTATGAATGATAAATTACACAAGAAATTAGGGAGAAGGGGTGTTTTATTGTTTGCGGGAGTTAATTCTATTGTATCCACCTTTTTACTAACTTTAAAACCTAAAATCTTTGAAGTTTATGCACTTTGCTTTTTCCCCCTAGGTGTTGGTCTTGGTCTAATAGATGCAACAGCCAACGTGTTATTTGGGAATTTATTgagtaataaaaatcaatggCTGGGTACCCTTCATGGTCTATATGGTGCTGCTGCCATGATAACTCCTCCgattgttaatttttttggcgAAGCAAATTgggaaaagtttttttatttaccaTTTACCTCCGCTGTTTTAGGTACaattctaatatttttcagtTTTAAATATGAAACTGCtgcaaaatataattacaTATTAAACAATTCAGCGTCATCTACCTCTGATGACGAAGGTGATGGAGATTCTGGTGAGGTTGGGTTTTTCACCTTACTTAAGAACAAGACTATTAGTTTATAtgctttatatatattcatatatTTGGGAACGGAGGTGGGAACTGGTTCTTGGTTATTTACCTATTTgttgaaaattaaaaatggcgCGCCAAGACCAATGTCTTTTATTATGTCTTCCTTTTGGGTTGGTTTGACTGCTGGTAGACTTACCTTGGGTACTGTAACTGATaagtttttcaataatGAATACAGAGCAAGCTTATGTTATGGTTGGCTGACTTGCATTTCATATTACGTACTGACAATAATTGGTTTTATTCCAGCACCACCGGTGACTTCGCCATTCTGGAgggttttatattttatcagTTTTTCTGTTCCTACTTTTAGTGCAGGTTACTTTATTGGTCCTTTGTTCCCCAATGCAAGTGTTGTGGCTTTACAAATTTTACCGGTGAACTTGCATGTTAGTGGTGTTGGTACTGCCATTGCATTAGGTTCATGTGGGTCTATTATACCTTACTTTACTGGTATTTTTACTAGTAAGTTTGAATTATTCTGGTTAATGGTATTACTTTCTGTATTTTCCACTTTTTTGCAAGTAATATGGACCTTATACCCTAAGATTGCCAAAACAAATAACCCAGCAGCTTTTTCGTGA
- the RTC1 gene encoding Rtc1p (similar to Saccharomyces cerevisiae YOL138C | RTC1 | Restriction of Telomere Capping), with amino-acid sequence MSLPIGSTSSPRNNDIRQVSMSSHKLAYNQRYMTQHNKEYPLYTSLSGSSLKSNFNNKTTYRPSSSSFTNKPANLQPSGLKYMFRTGKELSSIDKINDPSINTLVVAGKNHLGLYRFDNSNSNNDGNDYGGFKIHKVKDLLNNASPSTSYPIKKPSLVQKKSNKILISTISDVKAGFGNYSNYVAISGTSTTVSLYDIKRSDVGPIASLNEHTRSINSVDFHMGIEQNNLFLSGGQDGCVKIWDLRKVSLNSNTGISSSRKSDINIQTYSESIRDVKWAPIWGNNAFSTSPLPFVSPQSIVGSTPATTSVNMNNTNNMITGALDPTSSALHNRTNHQNLNHVSNNSNGYTFASIHDSGLLLKYDIRYPSQPEKKINAHSGPGLCMHWHPNSDFIITGGRDGKLCLWYVGDGGNTHFSFPDQVVNVGVPILKLKFQPVYVSSHNVIDSLFATSSMGEDSNVSTFSLARKYIPRNVLSSNATSLGFVWWDENTIFNIDKRNNINGWDLTRAPIQLNNLKKNALMWRDIEGDGLVFVDQNIGGYHVPNTATNGTPNGVDNEILTSSLYNNNHGGKEGISNSFSPSSSSASSNHRLSNATMNTLFRTRSHKGSARSPSFQGVNMGSTSAPFASIKNSIDFQSQQHSGRPSFIKSFTSSTLNKYSNSVANPPSNNSIHGVHPHQASVVSFQSSNGASDDYPIASFISPKILPLDLPYIFNSIRIRTRPPKSTVDEESQALKESPTEVFKFLSRELKFSKLEDKDQLKFQQGGGSGTAITGDSNNVQDDRGTTDSDVDRLKLMNKLGISNSWLTDIKQDDNPVDGVAADNTNGHPDNKFVKVDTDNRIIVDNGKFVKNQNNIANNKTDIDINNPTDKDKYNKNKTELSNYKKSSNAFSVEPEKDVKKSINEKRRETYTNRMDKEETELAALKGQISDLLELIGICDHNAETYLYIDDLMNFKIWILVRDSLLWKIERLTSKEKKLSQEVNARNKSKSNKHGNGIEEYDERTASFTDSLRSSKIDSIDYEYSRPTGITSESLSELRQRMEISTTDALLENENVISEEDDDDDVVADNDEEDDKNEKQQPLKDSAIRPLGNGGKGVTKEMLKPRHDSEQVDTRQRRRSRTSFIDTFMTNLRSPGKFDSDNEISESSVKKNGSFASGISPSSLLLEQQPLYKERRSSSSNSLSIAQFDYFKKDYSKLKTNVGGKLSALSEAGSNGVSNVSQNYVPWAPEVLIKQVYQQAVETGNILVSVSLILLFQNDFHITTQRVAKNALYEFMNILHKYELFEVCAELLKYCPWGEELTLIPNQDYAGNSEGVGRDSTSADMDGGITNATSVINTHSSTNGGDGSGKSASTNDDKSGTNGSIGQSTICIYCNKCGKLLVNEKSKEKYLLRNNKRTSHGKTSILDKFGYWYCENCKKPNTLCCFCEKPMEKMCTGILSCGHLGHQSCFKEWFITEEMTQCPKGCPWQLITF; translated from the coding sequence ATGTCTTTACCCATTGGTTCAACTTCTTCCCCGcgtaataatgatattagaCAAGTATCTATGTCATCTCACAAATTAGCATACAATCAAAGATACATGACACAGcataataaagaatatCCATTGTATACATCATTATCAGGAAGTTCTTTAAAAAGTaatttcaacaacaaaactACTTATAGAccatcatcttcttcttttacaAATAAACCCGCCAATTTACAACCCTCGggtttaaaatatatgtttCGCACTGGAAAAGAGCTGTCTAgtattgataaaataaacgaTCCAAGCATTAACACGTTGGTGGTTGCAGGGAAAAACCATTTAGGGTTATACAGATTTGACAATAGCAACAGTAACAATGATGGCAATGATTACGGCGGTTTTAAAATTCATAAAGTTAAAGATTTGTTAAACAACGCTTCCCCTTCTACTTCTTACCCTATCAAAAAACCTTCCTTAGTTcagaaaaaatcaaataagaTATTGATTAGTACAATATCTGATGTTAAAGCCGGATTTGGAAACTATTCAAATTACGTAGCAATCTCAGGAACATCAACAACTGTTTCTCTTTATGACATTAAAAGATCAGATGTGGGACCTATTGCCTCCTTGAATGAACATACACGGTCTATTAATAGTGTTGATTTCCATATGGGAATCGAACAAAATAATCTGTTTTTAAGTGGCGGACAAGATGGGTGTGTTAAAATTTGGGATTTAAGAAAGGTTTCACTTAATAGTAACACGGGCATAAGTAGCAGTCGAAAATcagatataaatatacagACATATTCGGAATCTATCAGAGATGTGAAATGGGCACCCATTTGGGGAAACAATGCTTTTTCAACTTCGCCATTACCCTTTGTTTCTCCACAATCTATTGTTGGATCAACTCCTGCCACCACATCAGTGAATATGAATAACACAAATAATATGATTACTGGGGCCTTGGATCCCACAAGCAGCGCATTACACAACAGAACCAACCATCAAAACCTAAATCATGTCAGTAACAATAGCAATGGTTACACTTTTGCCTCTATTCATGACTCCGGtttattgttaaaatatGACATAAGATATCCATCGCAACCagagaaaaaaatcaatgCTCATTCGGGTCCTGGTTTATGTATGCACTGGCATCCAAATTctgattttattatcacGGGGGGTAGGGATGGGAAATTGTGTTTGTGGTACGTGGGGGATGGTGGGAATACACATTTTTCGTTCCCGGATCAAGTGGTGAATGTTGGAGTTCCAATCCTCAAGTTGAAATTTCAACCGGTTTATGTAAGTTCGCATAACGTTATAGATTCTCTATTTGCAACCAGTTCTATGGGCGAAGACTCTAATGTatcaactttttctttggcCAGAAAGTATATTCCTAGAAATGTGTTATCCTCAAATGCCACTTCGTTAGGGTTTGTCTGGTGGGATGAAAAcacaatttttaatattgacAAACGGAACAATATCAATGGGTGGGATCTTACAAGGGCACCTATCCAATTAAACAACTTGAAGAAAAATGCTTTAATGTGGAGAGATATTGAAGGTGATGGTCTTGTATTTGTGGATCAAAATATTGGTGGTTATCACGTTCCAAATACTGCGACTAATGGTACTCCTAATGGCGTAGACAATGAAATTCTTACCTCTTCTTTgtataacaataatcatGGTGGCAAAGAAGGTATCTCTAATTCCTTTTCGCCATCTTCGTCGTCTGCATCTTCTAACCACAGGCTAAGTAATGCAACAATGAACACGTTATTTAGAACAAGATCCCACAAGGGCAGTGCAAGAAGCCCATCGTTCCAAGGTGTAAATATGGGCTCAACATCAGCTCCATTTGCCAGTATAAAAAATTCTATTGATTTCCAGTCGCAACAGCATTCTGGTAGAccttcttttattaaatcatTTACGTCATCTACTTTAAACAAGTATTCAAATTCTGTAGCAAACCCTCCCAGCAACAATTCCATCCACGGGGTTCATCCGCACCAAGCATCTGTAGTGTCCTTTCAATCCTCCAATGGTGCAAGTGATGATTATCCTATTGCTAGCTTTATATCGCCAAAGATTTTGCCACTAGATTTACCCTATATTTTCAACAGCATAAGAATAAGAACCAGGCCTCCAAAAAGCACTGTGGATGAAGAGTCACAAGCATTGAAGGAGTCCCCCACTGAAGTTTTCAAGTTTTTGTCTAGAGAACtaaaattttctaaattagAGGACAAAgatcaattaaaatttcAGCAGGGGGGCGGTTCTGGTACTGCAATCACTGGGGACTCTAACAATGTACAAGATGATCGAGGCACTACTGATAGTGATGTTGATAGATTGAAATTAATGAATAAATTGGGAATTTCGAATAGTTGGTTGACTGATATTAAACAAGATGACAATCCTGTTGATGGTGTTGCTGCTGACAACACTAACGGCCATCCTGATAATAAGTTTGTGAAAGTAGACACTGATAATAGAATCATAGTCGATAATGGAAAGTTTGTTAAAAATCAGAACAACATAGCCAATAACAAAACTGATATCGACATTAACAATCCTACggataaagataaatataataaaaataagaccGAATTGTCTAACTACAAAAAATCAAGCAATGCTTTTTCAGTGGAACCTGAAAAAGATGTTAAAAAATcgataaatgaaaaaaggaGAGAAACATATACGAATAGGATGGATAAGGAGGAAACAGAGCTTGCAGCACTAAAAGGCCAAATAAGTGATTTATTAGAACTTATAGGCATATGTGACCACAATGCGGAAACCTATTTGTACATTGATGATTTAATGAATTTCAAGATATGGATTTTAGTAAGAGATTCTTTGTTGTGGAAGATTGAAAGGTTGACCtcaaaggaaaagaagCTTTCTCAAGAGGTGAATGCTCGTAATAAATCGAAGAGCAATAAGCACGGTAATGGAATAGAAGAATATGATGAAAGAACAGCTAGTTTTACTGATAGTTTGCGTTCTAGTAAAATTGATTCTATTGATTATGAGTATTCTCGGCCAACAGGCATAACCAGTGAATCACTTAGCGAGTTGAGACAAAGAATGGAAATCAGTACAACCGATGCCTTGTTAGAAAATGAGAACGTAATAAGTGAAgaggatgatgatgatgacgtTGTTgctgataatgatgaagaggatgataaaaatgagaAACAACAACCACTAAAAGATTCTGCAATAAGACCGTTGGGTAATGGGGGTAAAGGGGTTACTAAAGAGATGTTAAAGCCCAGGCATGACTCTGAACAGGTGGACACGCGACAACGGCGTCGTTCAAGAACATCTTTTATTGATACATTTATGACGAATTTAAGATCACCTGGCAAGTTTGATTCCGATAACGAAATATCTGAATCGAgtgtgaaaaaaaatggatctTTTGCATCAGGTATATCGCCAAGTTCGTTATTGTTAGAACAACAGCCATTGTATAAGGAGCGACGTTCATCATCTTCCAACTCGTTATCGATAGCTCAgtttgattattttaaaaaagactATAGTAAATTAAAGACTAATGTTGGCGGGAAACTTAGTGCTTTGTCTGAAGCTGGTTCTAATGGTGTTTCCAATGTTTCTCAAAATTATGTACCATGGGCTCCAGAAGTTTTAATTAAGCAAGTCTACCAGCAAGCAGTTGAGACGGGTAATATTTTAGTTTCTGTCagtttaattttgttatttcaaAATGATTTCCATATAACCACACAAAGAGTTGCCAAAAACGCACTTTATGAGtttatgaatatattacACAAGTATGAGCTATTTGAAGTTTGTGCAGAATTATTGAAATACTGTCCGTGGGGCGAGGAGTTGACGTTAATTCCTAATCAAGATTATGCAGGTAACAGTGAAGGTGTCGGTAGGGATAGTACTAGTGCTGATATGGATGGTGGCATAACTAATGCGACCTCCGTTATTAACACCCATAGTAGCACAAACGGTGGCGATGGCAGCGGTAAAAGTGCCAGTACCAATGATGATAAAAGTGGGACAAATGGTAGTATTGGTCAGTCCACAATATGCATTTACTGTAACAAGTGTGGTAAATTGCttgttaatgaaaaaagtaaagaaaAGTATTTACTTAGGAATAATAAACGAACAAGTCATGGGAAAACTTCCATTTTGGATAAATTTGGGTATTGGTACTGTGAAAACTGTAAGAAACCAAATACAttatgttgtttttgtgAAAAACCAATGGAGAAAATGTGTACTGGGATTTTAAGTTGTGGACATTTAGGTCACCAATCATGTTTTAAAGAATGGTTTATTACAGAAGAAATGACACAATGTCCTAAGGGATGTCCATGGCAATTGATTACCTTTTAA